Proteins found in one Quercus robur chromosome 2, dhQueRobu3.1, whole genome shotgun sequence genomic segment:
- the LOC126713637 gene encoding pentatricopeptide repeat-containing protein At3g29230-like, which translates to MQISMPIRTPSLVSRRRLLEEKLIGLHKWANLKQVKQVHAQILKANLLQDLSVAPKLIAAFSLCHEIVLAVNVFNQIQQPNVHLYNTLIRAHVRNSQPSQAFATFFEMQSKGVYPDNFTYPFLLKACSGHSLYPMIQMIHTHIEKFGFCSDIFVPNSLIDSYSKCGSFGVNAARKLFMVMGQRDVVSWNSMISGLVKAGELGEARHLFDEMPERDTVSWNTILDGYVKAGEMNKAFELFEKMPDRNVVSWSTVVSGYCKAGDMDMARMLFDKMPVKNIVPWTIIISGYAEKGMTKEAISLYDKMEEAGLRPDDGAVISILAACAESGLLGLGEKVHASIKRTKFKCRTSVSNALVDMYAKCACLDKAYSVFDGMARRDAVSWNAMLQGLAMHGHGEKALQLFSRMNEEGFAPDKVSFISILCACSHAGFVEEGLQYFYTMERDYGIIPEVEHYGCVIDLLGRGGRLKEAFRLVQSMPMESNAIIWGTLLGACRMHNAVDLAGEVVDHLIKLEPSDVGNFSMLSNIYAAAGDWDSVSNVRLRMRRIGIQKPSGSSSIEVDEEVHEFTVFDKSHPKSDKIYEMIDRLVQDLKQVGYVPKAYQ; encoded by the coding sequence ATGCAAATTTCCATGCCAATCCGAACCCCATCATTGGTTTCAAGACGAAGACTTTTGGAAGAGAAGCTCATAGGCCTCCACAAGTGGGCCAACCTCAAACAAGTTAAGCAAGTCCACGCCCAGATTCTCAAAGCCAATCTCCTCCAGGACCTCTCTGTAGCACCCAAGCTTATAGCTGCTTTTTCTTTATGCCACGAAATCGTGTTGGCAGTCAATGTTTTCAATCAAATCCAACAACCCAATGTGCATTTGTACAATACTTTGATCAGAGCCCATGTTCGCAACTCTCAGCCTTCACAGGCCTTTGCAACTTTCTTTGAAATGCAGAGTAAAGGGGTTTATCCTGATAATTTcacatacccatttcttcttaaAGCCTGTTCTGGCCACTCTTTGTATCCTATGATCCAAATGATTCATACCCATATTGAAAAGTTTGGTTTTTGTTCGGATATTTTTGTGCCCAATTCGCTTATTGACAGCTATTCCAAGTGCGGATCCTTTGGGGTTAATGCAGCGAGGAAGTTGTTTATGGTGATGGGACAGAGAGATGTTGTGTCTTGGAATTCTATGATTAGTGGTTTGGTGAAAGCGGGTGAGTTGGGGGAGGCTCGCCACTTGTTTGACGAAATGCCGGAAAGGGATACTGTTAGTTGGAATACAATATTGGATGGGTATGTGAAGGCTGGAGAAATGAACAAGGCATTTGAATTGTTTGAGAAGATGCCTGACAGGAATGTTGTGTCTTGGTCAACTGTGGTTTCGGGTTATTGTAAAGCAGGGGATATGGATATGGCAAGAATGTTGTTTGATAAGATGCCTGTCAAGAACATAGTTCCTTGGACTATAATTATATCTGGGTATGCTGAAAAGGGGATGACAAAGGAGGCAATTAGCTTGTATGATAAAATGGAGGAGGCTGGGTTGAGGCCTGATGATGGGGCTGTCATTAGTATTTTGGCTGCTTGTGCCGAGTCTGGTTTGCTTGGATTGGGTGAGAAAGTTCATGCCTCTATTAAGAGAACTAAATTTAAGTGTAGGACTTCAGTGTCAAATGCATTAGTTGATATGTATGCAAAGTGTGCTTGCTTAGACAAGGCATATAGTGTCTTTGATGGTATGGCTAGGAGAGATGCAGTATCTTGGAATGCCATGCTCCAAGGGTTAGCCATGCATGGGCATGGTGAGAAGGCACTTCAGCTTTTTTCTAGAATGAATGAAGAAGGTTTTGCGCCAGATAAAGTTAGCTTCATTAGCATCTTATGTGCTTGTAGCCATGCTGGCTTTGTTGAGGAAGGCCTTCAATACTTCTACACAATGGAGAGAGACTATGGGATTATTCCTGAAGTTGAGCATTATGGTTGTGTGATCGACTTATTAGGTCGTGGGGGGCGTCTTAAAGAAGCTTTTAGACTTGTGCAAAGCATGCCAATGGAATCAAATGCCATTATTTGGGGAACCCTTTTGGGTGCATGCCGAATGCATAATGCTGTGGATCTTGCTGGGGAGGTTGTGgatcatttaattaaattagaacCATCGGATGTAGGGAATTTTTCCATGTTGTCAAATATTTATGCTGCAGCTGGAGATTGGGACAGTGTTTCCAATGTAAGGCTGCGAATGAGAAGAATTGGAATCCAAAAGCCATCAGGGTCTAGTTCTATAGAGGTTGATGAGGAGGTGCATGAATTCACAGTATTTGATAAATCACACCCTAAATCAGATAAAATATATGAGATGATTGACAGATTGGTACAGGATCTTAAGCAGGTAGGATATGTGCCAAAAGCATATCAATAG
- the LOC126713636 gene encoding chorismate mutase 1, chloroplastic, whose translation MEAKLLGVASPAITTPSRTSRFSKPISPFVHQTRQNLSFSFRGSSLSKRGIQSVQAAATSTGSLAIKKRVDGSDNLTLEGIRNSLIRQEDSIIFSLLERAQYCYNADTYDPNAFSMEGFHGSLVEYMVKETEKLHAQVGRYKSPDEHPFFPDDLPDPLLPPLQYPQVLHPFADSININKKVWDIYFGDLISILVKEGDDGNCGSTAVCDTMCLQALSKRIHYGKYVAEAKFQASPDVYEAAIRAQDSQTLMDLLTYPEVEEAIRKRVEMKAKTYAQEVTMSVEGDEAEPVYKIEPSLVADLYGDWIMPLTKEVQVEYLLRRLD comes from the exons atgGAGGCCAAGCTGTTAGGAGTTGCCTCTCCTGCCATTACAACTCCTTCTCGTACTTCCAGATTTTCGAAACCCATTTCCCCTTTTGTCCACCAGACCAGGCAGAATCTCTCTTTCAGCTTCCGAGGTTCAAGCTTGTCCAAAAGAGGCATTCAATCTGTACAAGCTGCTGCGACTTCCACTGG ATCATTGGCAATAAAGAAAAGGGTGGATGGGAGTGATAACTTGACACTAGAGGGTATAAGAAATTCCTTAATTCGACAAGAGGATAGCATTATATTTAGCCTTTTGGAGAGAGCTCAATATTGTTATAATGCAGATACATACGACCCTAATGCTTTCTCCATGGAAGGGTTCCATGGCTCTTTGGTTGAATACATGGTTAAAGAAACTGAAAAGCTTCATGCTCAG GTGGGTAGATACAAGAGCCCTGATGAGCATCCTTTTTTCCCTGATGACCTCCCAGACCCATTGTTGCCACCTTTGCAATACCCACAG GTGCTACATCCTTTTGCTGActcaattaatataaataagaaaGTCTGGGACATTTATTTTGGAGATCTTATCTCAATATTAGTCAAGGAAGGGGATGATGGCAATTGTGGATCAACTGCTGTTTGTGATACGATGTGCTTGCAG GCTCTGTCGAAGAGAATCCATTACGGTAAATATGTAGCGGAGGCAAAATTTCAAGCCTCTCCAGACGTGTATGAAGCTGCCATTAGGGCACAG GACAGTCAAACACTGATGGATCTGCTGACATACCCAGAAGTTGAAGAGGCAATTAGAAAGAGAGTAGAAATGAAGGCGAAAACTTATGCCCAAGAGGTGACAATGAGTGTAGAGGGAGATGAAGCTGAACCAGTTTACAAAATAGAGCCAAGCTTGGTTGCTGATCTATATGGGGACTGGATCATGCCATTGACAAAGGAAGTTCAAGTTGAGTACCTGCTTAGAAGATTGGATTGA